Proteins co-encoded in one Salvia splendens isolate huo1 chromosome 4, SspV2, whole genome shotgun sequence genomic window:
- the LOC121798761 gene encoding probable glycerol-3-phosphate dehydrogenase [NAD(+)] 1, cytosolic isoform X1, with translation MVGSIEVANNCTHSNGVVQSSNGSEEKLDELRRYIGKADGDLLKIVGVGGGAWGSVFAALLQDSYGQYRDKVQIRIWRRPGRAVDRATAEHLFEVINSREDVLRRLIRRCAYLKYVEARLGDRTLYADEILKDGFCLNMIDTPLCPMKVVTNLQEAVWDADIVINGLPSTETREVFEEIRDYWKERITTPVIISLAKGIEAEISPSPRIITPTQMISQETGVPIENILYLGGPNIASEIYNKEYGNARICGSERWRLPLAKFLRQPQFIVWDNSDLITHEVMGGLKNVYAIGAGMVAALTNESATGKSVYFAHCTSEMIFITHLLTEEPEKLAGPLLADTYVTLLKGRNAWYGQMIAKGQLSLDMGDSISGKGTIQGVSAIEAFYELLRQPSLNVLHPDSNKAVAPVELCPILKILYKILITREQGPQAILEALRDENLNDPRDRIEIAQTHAFYRPSLLGHPLPKSHLN, from the exons ATGGTTGGCAGCATTGAGGTTGCAAACAACTGCACGCACTCAAATGGGGTCGTACAGAGCAGCAATGGCTCCGAGGAGAAGCTAGACGAGCTTCGTAGATACATAGGCAAGGCCGATGGTGACCTCTTGAAGATTGTTGGTGTTGGAGGAGGCGCGTGGGGGAGTGTCTTTGCAGCATTGCTTCAAGACAGTTATGGCCAGTACCGGGACAAGGTCCAGATCAGGATATGGAGACGGCCTGGGAGGGCTGTTGACAGAGCCACAGCTGAGCACCTGTTTGAGGTGATCAACTCAAGGGAGGACGTGCTGAGGAGGCTGATTAGGAGATGCGCGTATCTCAAGTATGTCGAGGCGCGCCTGGGTGACCGGACGCTCTATGCTGACGAGATCTTGAAAGACGGGTTCTGCCTCAACATGATTGACACGCCACTTTGCCCTATGAAGGTTGTGACTAACCTGCAGGAGGCTGTTTGGGATGCTGATATTGTCATCAACGGCCTGCCCTCGACTGAGACACGTGAGGTCTTTGAGGAGATTAGGGATTATTGGAAGGAGAGGATCACCACACCGGTCATCATATCTCTGGCAAAGGGGATAGAGGCGGAGATCAGCCCGTCTCCTCGGATAATCACCCCCACACAGATGATCAGCCAAGAAA CTGGAGTCCCAATAGAGAACATTCTGTATCTGGGAGGGCCTAACATAGCCTCGGAGATCTACAACAAGGAGTATGGCAATGCACGTATATGTGGATCAGAGAGATGGAGATTGCCCCTAGCAAAGTTCTTGAGGCAGCCTCAGTTCATTGTGTGGGATAACAGTGATCTCATCACACATGAAGTCATGGGAGGCTTGAAAAATGTGTACGCAATTGGAGCTG GCATGGTGGCAGCTCTAACCAACGAGAGTGCGACAGGGAAATCAGTGTATTTTGCACACTGCACGTCGGAGATGATCTTCATCACGCACTTGCTGACAGAAGAGCCGGAGAAGCTTGCAGGGCCGTTGCTTGCAGACACGTACGTCACCCTTTTGAAAGGGCGCAATGCATGGTACGGCCAGATGATAGCCAAAGGCCAACTAAGCCTAGATATGGGGGATAGCATCAGTGGCAAAGGGACTATTCAG GGAGTGTCTGCAATCGAAGCATTCTACGAGCTGCTGAGGCAGCCTAGCTTGAACGTGCTGCATCCGGATTCAAACAAGGCGGTTGCCCCAGTCGAACTATGCCCTATCCTCAAGATCTTGTACAAGATCCTCATTACAAG GGAGCAGGGACCACAAGCTATCCTCGAAGCCTTGAGAGACGAAAACCTCAATGATCCACGCGACCGGATCGAGATAGCACAGACACATGCCTTCTACAGGCCTTCACTCCTTGGCCACCCCTTGCCAAAATCACACTTAAATTAG
- the LOC121798762 gene encoding S-formylglutathione hydrolase-like, translating to MESDGKPTEISSTKMFDGYNKRYQHYSPTLGCSMTFHIFFPPSSSPSQKFPVLYWLSGLTCNDENFIAKSGAQRVASTEGVALIAPDTSPRGMNIEGEADSWDFGVGAGFYLNATQEKWKNWQMYDYVVKELPAVLKENFPQLDTSRASISGHSMGGHGALTIYLKNLDKYKSVSAFAPVANPINCPWGQKAFTNYLGENKAAWEEYDASILVSKYTNVSATILIDQGDADKFLSEQLQPQKFDEACRNSKVPLLLRMQPGYDHSYYFIATFIDDHIRHHAQALNL from the exons ATGGAGTCCGATGGAAAACCTACGGAGATCAGCAGCACGAAGATGTTCGATGGATACAACAAGCGATACCAACACTACAGCCCAACTCTCGGCTGCTCCATGACATTCCACATTTTCTTCCCTCCTTCATCTTCTCCTTCCCAAAAATTCCCT GTACTTTACTGGCTGTCTGGCCTTACATGCAATGATGAGAATTTTATAGCTAAATCCGGTGCTCAGCGTGTTGCTTCTACTGAGGGTGTTGCTCTGATAGCCCCAGACACTTCTCCTA GGGGCATGAACATTGAAGGAGAAGCTGATAGCTGGGATTTTGGTGTAG GTGCTGGATTTTATCTGAATGCTACACAAGAGAAGTGGAAGAACTGGCAAATGTACGACTATGTTGTGAAAGAGTTGCCAGCAGTTCTTAAGGAGAACTTTCCTCAGCTTGACACGTCTCGTGCTTCTATATCTGGTCATTCCATGGGTGGACATGGAGCACTGACAATTTACCTTAAAAACTTGGACAAGTACAAG TCGGTTTCAGCATTCGCGCCTGTTGCAAATCCTATAAACTGTCCATGGGGCCAGAAAGCATTCACAAATTATTTGGGTGAAAACAAGGCTGCCTGGGAG GAGTATGATGCCAGCATTCTTGTATCGAAGTATACCAATGTTTCAGCTACTATTCTCATTGATCAG GGAGATGCGGACAAGTTTCTGAGTGAACAGCTCCAGCCGCAAAAGTTTGATGAGGCTTGCCGGAATTCCAAGGTGCCGCTGCTGCTCCGAATGCAACCAGGTTACGATCACTCCTACTATTTCATTGCTACGTTCATCGACGATCATATCCGCCACCACGCTCAAGCCCTTAATCTGTAA
- the LOC121798758 gene encoding calcium-transporting ATPase 4, plasma membrane-type-like: protein MDNFIPPEFDLDHRNRSDEALKKWRKAVGKLVKNRRRRFRYAADLEKRSEAKEQLKKLSEKIRISFLALTAALRFLNGAHFKRTHPEPVEEDIEKDIQNGLQEEARHAGFKIHPDKLGSLVASYDIKTLTKLKGIDGLADRLNVSLEKGVNSSDVPARQSIYGANRYTEKPFKGFWVFVWEALHDLTLIILIVCAVVSIGVGLATEGWPKGTYDGLGIILSILLVVMVTAISDYKQSLQFKELDKEKKKIFINVTRDGVRQKVSIYDLVVGDIVILSIGDQVPADGIFISGFDLLIDQSSLTGESVPINIYEKRPFLLAGTKVQDGSGKMLVTTVGMRTEWGKLMETLSECGDDETPLQVKLNGVATIIGKIGLCFAVLTFLVLTVRFLIEKGLRGEISQWGSSDALLLLNYFATAVTIIVVAVPEGLPLAVTLSLAFAMKQLMKEKALVRHLSACETMGSATCICTDKTGTLTTNHMVVSKIWLSGKSKEVDASGHKDALDSYISEQVLSVLLQGIFNNTGAEVVNVKDGKRSILGTPTESAILEYGLLLGDFEEQRKVCKILKVEPFNSEKKKMSVLVSLPDGKTRAFCKGASEIMLKECSRVINADGEVVELSEEQVSSISDIINGFANEALRTLCLAFKDIGNGSPEDSIPESDYTLIAIVGIKDPVRPGVKEAVKTCLDAGIAVRMVTGDNINTAKAIARECGILKDGDLAIEGPEFRSLSTNQMKELIPKLKVMARSSPTDKHILVKTSRNGLGEVVAVTGDGTNDAPAMHEADIGLAMGIAGTEVAKESADVIVLDDNFSTIVNVAKWGRSVYINIQKFVQFQLTVNIVALMINFISACVSGSAPLTAVQLLWVNLIMDTLGALALATEPPNDGLMQRPPVRRNESFITRTMWRNIFGQSIYQLAILLVLNFIGKQILGLTCSNATEVLNTFIFNTFVFCQVFNEINSREIEKINIFHGLFGNWIFLGIIAATVVFQVIIVEFLGALASTVPLNWQLWLLSIALGSAGMPIAVVLKCIPVKNNMTASQHDGYDALPTGPELA from the exons ATGGACAATTTTATACCACCGGAGTTCGATTTGGACCACAGGAATAGGTCGGATGAGGCTCTTAAAAAGTGGCGGAAAGCCGTCGGGAAGCTCGTTAAGAACCGCCGCAGAAGGTTCAGGTACGCCGCAGATCTTGAGAAGCGATCCGAAGCCAAAGAGCAGCTCAAGAAACTCAGT GAAAAGATTCGTATTTCTTTCCTTGCTCTAACGGCTGCCCTAAGGTTTCTTAACG GTGCACATTTTAAAAGAACTCACCCTGAACCAGTGGAAGAAGATATAGAAAAGGATATCCAAAATGGGCTTCAGGAAGAAGCTAGACATGCGGGGTTTAAAATCCACCCTGATAAGCTTGGATCACTTGTTGCTTCTTATGACATTAAGACTTTAACTAAACTAAAAGGCATTGATGGACTTGCTGATAGATTGAATGTTTCACTAGAAAAAGGAGTGAACTCAAGTGATGTGCCCGCAAGGCAAAGTATATATGGTGCCAATCGCTACACTGAGAAACCTTTTAAAGGTTTTTGGGTGTTTGTATGGGAGGCTTTGCATGACTTGACACTAATTATACTTATTGTTTGCGCTGTGGTGTCTATTGGAGTAGGGCTTGCTACTGAAGGTTGGCCAAAGGGTACATATGATGGTCTGGGAATTATCCTCAGCATACTTCTTGTGGTCATGGTTACTGCGATTAGTGATTATAAGCAATCACTACAGTTCAAAGAGTTGGATAAGGAGAAAAAGAAGATATTTATCAATGTCACTAGGGATGGTGTTCGACAGAAAGTCTCCATATATGATTTGGTTGTTGGAGATATTGTTATTTTGTCCATTGGAGACCAGGTTCCAGCTGATGGAATTTTCATATCCGGGTTTGACTTGTTGATTGATCAGTCAAGTTTGACTGGTGAAAGTGTGCCCATAAACATATACGAAAAAAGACCATTTCTTCTTGCAGGAACAAAAGTTCAAGATGGGTCTGGTAAAATGTTGGTGACTACAGTTGGAATGAGAACTGAATGGGGAAAGTTGATGGAAACTCTAAGTGAGTGTGGAGATGATGAGACCCCTCTGCAGGTCAAGCTGAATGGTGTTGCGACAATTATTGGTAAAATTGGACTTTGCTTTGCTGTTTTGACTTTCCTAGTCCTGACTGTCAGGTTTTTGATTGAGAAGGGACTTCGCGGTGAAATTAGCCAATGGGGCTCTAGTGATGCTCTGTTGCTTTTGAACTACTTCGCTACTGCAGTGACCATTATCGTTGTTGCTGTACCTGAGGGATTGCCCCTTGCGGTTACACTTAGTCTTGCCTTCGCGATGAAGCAATTAATGAAGGAGAAGGCACTAGTAAGGCATTTGTCAGCATGTGAAACGATGGGTTCTGCTACGTGCATTTGTACGGATAAAACAGGTACATTAACCACAAACCACATGGTAGTCAGTAAAATATGGCTCTCAGGAAAATCAAAGGAGGTTGATGCCAGTGGACACAAGGATGCATTAGATAGCTATATATCAGAACAAGTATTATCTGTTCTCTTGCAAGGAATATTTAACAACACAGGAGCCGAGGTTGTCAATGTTAAAGATGGAAAGAGGTCAATTCTGGGTACACCAACGGAGTCAGCGATTCTAGAATACGGATTGCTTTTAGGTGATTTCGAGGAGCAACGCAAAGTCTGTAAGATATTGAAGGTTGAACCTTTTAAttctgaaaagaaaaagatgtcTGTTCTTGTGTCACTTCCAGATGGCAAGACCCGAGCTTTCTGCAAAGGTGCTTCAGAGATTATGCTAAAAGAATGCAGCAGGGTAATTAATGCTGATGGGGAGGTTGTCGAGTTGTCAGAAGAGCAAGTAAGCTCTATCTCGGATATCATCAATGGGTTTGCTAATGAAGCTTTACGCACACTCTGCTTAGCTTTTAAAGACATTGGCAATGGTTCTCCCGAGGATAGTATCCCTGAGAGTGACTATACATTGATTGCAATAGTGGGAATCAAGGATCCAGTTCGACCTGGTGTGAAGGAAGCAGTTAAGACCTGTTTAGATGCTGGCATTGCTGTGCGCATGGTTACTGGTGATAATATTAATACAGCTAAAGCTATTGCTAGAGAGTGTGGTATTCTTAAAGACGGTGATCTTGCTATAGAAGGTCCAGAGTTTCGTTCTCTAAGTACCAACCAGATGAAGGAACTAATACCAAAACTAAAG GTAATGGCACGGTCCTCACCAACAGACAAGCATATTCTAGTGAAGACATCAAGAAATGGACTAGGAGAGGTCGTTGCAGTTACAGGTGATGGAACAAATGATGCTCCAGCTATGCATGAGGCAGACATTGGACTTGCTATGGGCATCGCAGGAACAGAG GTTGCAAAAGAAAGTGCAGATGTGATTGTGCTAGATGACAATTTCTCAACTATTGTAAATGTTGCAAAATGGGGACGCTCAGTGTACATCAATATTCAGAAATTCGTTCAATTCCAGCTGACTGTCAACATTGTTGCTCTCATGATCAACTTCATATCTGCTTGTGTATCAG GATCAGCTCCCCTCACGGCTGTGCAGTTGCTGTGGGTGAACCTAATAATGGACACTCTAGGTGCACTTGCACTGGCCACCGAGCCTCCAAACGACGGCCTGATGCAGAGGCCTCCTGTACGAAGAAACGAAAGCTTCATAACGAGGACTATGTGGAGGAATATCTTCGGCCAGAGCATCTATCAGTTAGCTATTCTGCTTGTCCTCAATTTCATCGGGAAGCAAATATTGGGGCTCACGTGCTCTAATGCCACTGAAGTGCTCAATACCTTCATCTTCAACACCTTCGTCTTCTGTCAG GTGTTTAACGAGATCAACAGTCGTGAGATTGAGAAGATCAACATTTTCCACGGGCTGTTTGGTAACTGGATATTCTTGGGAATCATTGCAGCCACAGTCGTCTTCCAAGTAATCATAGTCGAGTTTCTGGGCGCGTTAGCCAGCACCGTACCATTGAATTGGCAGCTGTGGCTACTCAGTATTGCATTGGGCTCTGCGGGCATGCCTATCGCTGTAGTCTTGAAGTGCATTCCTGTCAAGAACAACATGACTGCGTCACAGCACGACGGTTATGATGCGCTCCCAACTGGTCCAGAACTTGCTTAA
- the LOC121798761 gene encoding probable glycerol-3-phosphate dehydrogenase [NAD(+)] 1, cytosolic isoform X2: MVGSIEVANNCTHSNGVVQSSNGSEEKLDELRRYIGKADGDLLKIVGVGGGAWGSVFAALLQDSYGQYRDKVQIRIWRRPGRAVDRATAEHLFEVINSREDVLRRLIRRCAYLKYVEARLGDRTLYADEILKDGFCLNMIDTPLCPMKVVTNLQEAVWDADIVINGLPSTETREVFEEIRDYWKERITTPVIISLAKGIEAEISPSPRIITPTQMISQETGVPIENILYLGGPNIASEIYNKEYGNARICGSERWRLPLAKFLRQPQFIVWDNSDLITHEVMGGLKNVYAIGAGKSVYFAHCTSEMIFITHLLTEEPEKLAGPLLADTYVTLLKGRNAWYGQMIAKGQLSLDMGDSISGKGTIQGVSAIEAFYELLRQPSLNVLHPDSNKAVAPVELCPILKILYKILITREQGPQAILEALRDENLNDPRDRIEIAQTHAFYRPSLLGHPLPKSHLN; this comes from the exons ATGGTTGGCAGCATTGAGGTTGCAAACAACTGCACGCACTCAAATGGGGTCGTACAGAGCAGCAATGGCTCCGAGGAGAAGCTAGACGAGCTTCGTAGATACATAGGCAAGGCCGATGGTGACCTCTTGAAGATTGTTGGTGTTGGAGGAGGCGCGTGGGGGAGTGTCTTTGCAGCATTGCTTCAAGACAGTTATGGCCAGTACCGGGACAAGGTCCAGATCAGGATATGGAGACGGCCTGGGAGGGCTGTTGACAGAGCCACAGCTGAGCACCTGTTTGAGGTGATCAACTCAAGGGAGGACGTGCTGAGGAGGCTGATTAGGAGATGCGCGTATCTCAAGTATGTCGAGGCGCGCCTGGGTGACCGGACGCTCTATGCTGACGAGATCTTGAAAGACGGGTTCTGCCTCAACATGATTGACACGCCACTTTGCCCTATGAAGGTTGTGACTAACCTGCAGGAGGCTGTTTGGGATGCTGATATTGTCATCAACGGCCTGCCCTCGACTGAGACACGTGAGGTCTTTGAGGAGATTAGGGATTATTGGAAGGAGAGGATCACCACACCGGTCATCATATCTCTGGCAAAGGGGATAGAGGCGGAGATCAGCCCGTCTCCTCGGATAATCACCCCCACACAGATGATCAGCCAAGAAA CTGGAGTCCCAATAGAGAACATTCTGTATCTGGGAGGGCCTAACATAGCCTCGGAGATCTACAACAAGGAGTATGGCAATGCACGTATATGTGGATCAGAGAGATGGAGATTGCCCCTAGCAAAGTTCTTGAGGCAGCCTCAGTTCATTGTGTGGGATAACAGTGATCTCATCACACATGAAGTCATGGGAGGCTTGAAAAATGTGTACGCAATTGGAGCTG GGAAATCAGTGTATTTTGCACACTGCACGTCGGAGATGATCTTCATCACGCACTTGCTGACAGAAGAGCCGGAGAAGCTTGCAGGGCCGTTGCTTGCAGACACGTACGTCACCCTTTTGAAAGGGCGCAATGCATGGTACGGCCAGATGATAGCCAAAGGCCAACTAAGCCTAGATATGGGGGATAGCATCAGTGGCAAAGGGACTATTCAG GGAGTGTCTGCAATCGAAGCATTCTACGAGCTGCTGAGGCAGCCTAGCTTGAACGTGCTGCATCCGGATTCAAACAAGGCGGTTGCCCCAGTCGAACTATGCCCTATCCTCAAGATCTTGTACAAGATCCTCATTACAAG GGAGCAGGGACCACAAGCTATCCTCGAAGCCTTGAGAGACGAAAACCTCAATGATCCACGCGACCGGATCGAGATAGCACAGACACATGCCTTCTACAGGCCTTCACTCCTTGGCCACCCCTTGCCAAAATCACACTTAAATTAG
- the LOC121798033 gene encoding alpha carbonic anhydrase 4-like: MSRIRSSSALYLAFLLLFSLYVSVIADESEVEDERPFTYTPGANKGPGKWADLDPKWKACANGRLQSPIDLADKRVEVMPKLGTLKRQYKPAPALIENRGHDIEVVWQGDAGGAILNGTKYNLLQCHWHTPSEHTLNGKRYELEIHMVHNNSLGHLAVIGVTYKLGRPDPFLAKLLETIKASDHDGNHVGVVDPWEIKFGSRKYYRYIGSLTVPPCTEGVLWTILKKVRTVSREQVKALRDAVHDGYERNARPTQSSDLEVYMYRPAN; encoded by the exons ATGAGCCGCATTCGATCTTCTTCCGCTCTCTACCTTGCGTTTCTCCTCCTCTTCTCCCTTTATGTATCCGTCATTGCCGATGAAAGTGAAGTTg AGGATGAAAGGCCATTTACATACACCCCAGGTGCTAATAAAGGGCCAGGGAAGTGGGCTGATCTCGATCCGAAATGGAAGGCCTGTGCAAACGGGAGACTTCAATCTCCAATTGATCTTGCCGACAAGAGAGTGGAGGTCATGCCTAAACTAGGCACTTTGAAAAGGCAATACAAGCCAGCTCCAGCTCTAATTGAGAATCGGGGCCATGATATTGAG GTTGTATGGCAAGGAGATGCAGGGGGTGCTATACTAAACGGAACGAAATACAACCTACTACAGTGCCATTGGCACACTCCTAGTGAGCACACTTTGAATGGGAAAAG ATATGAATTGGAGATTCATATGGTTCACAACAACTCTCTCGGTCACCTTGCTGTGATTGGTGTCACGTACAAGCTGGGACGTCCTGATCCATTCCTAGCTAAG CTTCTAGAGACCATCAAAGCATCAGACCATGATGGGAATCATGTAGGAGTGGTTGATCCTTGGGAGATCAAGTTTGGGAGCAGAAAGTACTACAGATacatcggctctctcactgttCCCCCTTGCACAGAAGGGGTTCTCTGGACAATACTAAAGAAG GTGAGGACTGTATCAAGGGAGCAAGTGAAAGCACTAAGGGATGCTGTCCACGAT GGATATGAGAGGAATGCAAGGCCAACACAGAGCTCAGATCTAGAGGTGTACATGTATCGTCCGGCTAATTAA
- the LOC121798759 gene encoding UDP-URONIC ACID TRANSPORTER 1-like, giving the protein MSSKKDAVFITSLVILWYSTNIGVLLLNKFLLSNYGFSFPIFLTMCHMSACAVLSYISIIFLKLVPFQLLKSRSQFLRIATLSIVFCASVVGGNISLKFLPVSFNQAVGATTPFFTALFAYLMTQKREAWATYTCLVPVVAGVVIASGGEPSFHLYGFIMCISATAARAFKSVLQGVLLSSEGEKLNSMNLMLYMAPIAVVVLIPAVFVMEPDVLDLVVTLGKEHKFMWTFLFVNSTMAYGANLCNFLVTKHTSALTLQVLGNAKGAVAVVISILIFRNPVTFIGIAGYTMTVMGVVAYGESKRRLK; this is encoded by the exons atGTCATCTAAGAAGGACGCAGTGTTCATCACCAGCCTCGTAATCCTGTGGTACTCAACCAACATCGGCGTCCTCCTCCTCAACAAATTCCTCCTCTCCAACTATGGCTTCTCCTTCCCCATCTTCCTCACAATGTGCCACATGTCCGCCTGCGCCGTCCTCAGCTACATCTCCATCATCTTCCTCAAACTCGTCCCCTTCCAGCTCCTCAAATCGCGCTCCCAATTCCTCCGAATCGCCACCCTCAGCATCGTATTCTGCGCCTCCGTCGTCGGCGGCAACATCTCCCTCAAGTTCCTTCCCGTCTCCTTCAATCAGGCCGTCGGCGCCACCACTCCCTTCTTCACCGCGCTATTTGCCTATCTCATGACGCAGAAGCGGGAGGCCTGGGCTACCTATACCTGCCTCGTCCCTGTCGTGGCTGGCGTCGTCATTGCTAGTGGG GGCGAGCCCAGCTTCCATTTGTATGGATTTATTATGTGTATAAGCGCAACTGCAGCGAGAGCCTTCAAGTCAGTGCTTCAGGGGGTCCTTCTTTCTAGTGAAGG GGAAAAGCTGAACTCCATGAATTTGATGCTTTATATGGCACCAATTGCTGTTGTAGTTTTGATCCCTGCTGTGTTTGTAATGGAGCCTGATGTGCTCGACTTAGTTGTCACGCTTGGAAAGGAACATAAATTCATGTGGACTTTTCTTTTCGTCAATTCAACAATGGCTTATGGAGCGAACTTGTGCAATTTCTTGGTGACTAAGCATACCAGTGCTCTAACACTCCAA GTTTTAGGTAATGCTAAAGGTGCAGTGGCCGTTGTCATCTCGATCCTCATCTTCAGAAATCCAGTCACCTTCATCGGTATTGCTGGTTACACCATGACAGTCATGGGGGTCGTTGCCTATGGAGAGTCGAAGAGGAGACTCAAATGA